Proteins encoded in a region of the Microtus ochrogaster isolate Prairie Vole_2 chromosome 19, MicOch1.0, whole genome shotgun sequence genome:
- the Lysmd3 gene encoding lysM and putative peptidoglycan-binding domain-containing protein 3, whose translation MAGRNQNRSVAFPGIQASGQLHTFGNCTESDVLEEDAEVYELRSRGKEKVRRSTSRDRLDDIIILTRDIQEGDTLNAVALQYCCTVADIKRVNNLISDQDFFALRSVKIPVKKFSSLTESLHPLKGRQGSQPPPIAFAQEQDTVPAEDSLSSSGSAGSFLKEVDRDIEELVKCTDTKKENLNEVVSALAAQQIRFEPDSRSTHRKDPYYGADWGIGWWTAVVIMLIVGIITPVFYLLYYEILAKVDVSHHSTVGSSHLHPGLTPPSQHRETGNGLVPTKGIHAGQQDDHKLYRQHSQSPAAQHKT comes from the exons ATGGCGGGGAGGAATCAGAATCGATCTGTTGCCTTCCCAGGAATTCAGGCCAGTGGCCAGCtgcatacctttggaaattgtaCAGAGAGTGATGTGTTGGAAGAAGATGCCGAAGTGTATGAACTTCGAtccagaggaaaggagaaggttCGAAGAAGCACATCACGAGACAGACTTGATGACATCATTATATTAACAAGAGATATACAGGAAGGGGATACTCTAAATGCAGTAGCCCTTCAGTATTGCTGTACG gtAGCAGATATCAAAAGAGTTAACAATCTCATCAGTGATCAAGACTTTTTTGCCCTTAGGTCTGTCAAAATTCCAGTGAAAAAGTTTAGTTCTTTGACTGAAAGTCTTCATCCTTTGAAAGGAAGACAAGGCTCTCAACCCCCACCCATTGCATTTGCTCAAGAACAGGATACTGTGCCTGCGGAGGACTCTCTGTCCTCCAGCGGCTCAGCTGGCAGTTTCCTGAAAGAGGTGGATCGAGACATAGAAGAACTGGTAAAGTGCACAGACACCAAGAAGGAGAACCTGAACGAGGTAGTGTCTGCCTTAGCAGCACAACAGATCCGCTTTGAGCCGGATAGCAGAAGCACTCACAGAAAGGACCCATACTATGGAGCCGACTGGGGAATTGGCTGGTGGACAGCGGTAGTGATAATGTTGATAGTGGGTATAATAACACCagtgttttatttgctttattatgAAATTTTAGCTAAAGTGGATGTTAGTCACCACTCAACAGTGGGCTCTTCACATTTGCATCCAGGACTCACACCTCCGTCGCAGCACAGAGAAACGGGAAATGGACTTGTTCCAACAAAAGGAATACATGCTGGTCAACAAGATGACCACAAACTGTACAGGCAACATTCTCAGTCCCCTGCTGCTCAGCACAAAACATAG